Proteins found in one Abyssibius alkaniclasticus genomic segment:
- a CDS encoding NAD(P)/FAD-dependent oxidoreductase, with the protein MCSDKVVVIGAGVVGLSIALEAQARGLDVCVVERDAPAAGASAGNAGAFAFSDILPLASPRIIRQAPRWLLDPLGPLSVPPRYALKITPWMLRFWRASRAARVAASTEAQTALMAHSTATLTPFLTRQKLAHMLQKRGQLQVYEGEKEFRASLPGWDARKAAGIAFRHVKGDEIAEIQPGLDARFTHASFTPDWCSITDPRDYTLALADAFRASGGKIIIAQATRLTATGIETSAGPLTGRIVLAAGAHSHLLARTAGARIPLETERGYNTTLPADAFELKTQVTFGGHGFVITSLTSGIRVGGAVELGGLSLPPNYARADAMLKKAKRFLPGLNIEGGKQWMGFRPSLPDSLPALGPLARQPNTICAFGHGHLGLTQSTGTAAIIADMLEGRPAQIDLAAFSPQRFTRAS; encoded by the coding sequence GTGTGCAGCGATAAAGTTGTTGTCATCGGCGCGGGTGTCGTTGGCCTGTCGATCGCGCTTGAAGCACAGGCGCGCGGGCTGGATGTTTGCGTGGTGGAACGTGACGCGCCCGCGGCGGGGGCATCGGCGGGCAATGCCGGTGCCTTTGCCTTCAGCGATATTCTGCCGCTCGCCTCGCCGCGTATCATCCGCCAGGCGCCCAGATGGCTGCTCGACCCGCTTGGCCCGCTATCGGTGCCGCCGCGCTATGCGCTCAAGATCACCCCCTGGATGCTGCGCTTCTGGCGCGCAAGCCGGGCGGCGCGTGTTGCCGCCAGCACCGAGGCACAAACCGCGCTGATGGCGCACAGCACCGCCACGCTCACCCCGTTCCTGACCCGCCAGAAACTGGCGCATATGCTGCAAAAGCGCGGCCAGTTGCAGGTGTATGAGGGCGAAAAGGAATTCAGGGCCTCGTTGCCCGGCTGGGATGCGCGCAAGGCGGCTGGCATTGCCTTTCGCCATGTCAAAGGCGATGAGATTGCCGAAATCCAACCGGGGCTGGATGCGCGCTTCACCCATGCCAGCTTTACGCCCGACTGGTGTTCGATCACCGATCCGCGCGACTATACACTGGCCCTGGCCGATGCTTTCAGGGCATCGGGCGGCAAGATTATCATTGCTCAGGCAACCAGGCTGACCGCGACCGGCATTGAGACAAGCGCCGGGCCGCTGACCGGGCGCATCGTGCTGGCGGCAGGCGCGCATTCTCATCTGCTGGCGCGCACGGCTGGCGCAAGAATTCCGCTGGAAACCGAGCGGGGCTATAACACCACCCTGCCCGCCGATGCCTTCGAACTGAAAACACAAGTCACCTTTGGCGGGCATGGCTTTGTGATCACCTCGCTGACATCAGGCATTCGCGTGGGCGGCGCGGTCGAGCTTGGCGGGCTGAGCCTTCCCCCCAACTATGCCCGCGCCGATGCGATGCTGAAAAAGGCAAAACGCTTTCTGCCGGGGCTGAATATTGAAGGCGGCAAACAATGGATGGGCTTTCGACCATCGCTGCCCGACAGCCTGCCCGCCCTTGGCCCGCTTGCCCGCCAGCCCAACACGATTTGCGCCTTTGGCCACGGCCATCTGGGGCTGACCCAGTCAACCGGCACGGCGGCCATTATTGCCGATATGCTGGAAGGCAGGCCCGCGCAGATCGACCTTGCCGCCTTTTCGCCCCAGCGTTTCACGAGAGCATCATGA
- a CDS encoding dihydrodipicolinate synthase family protein: protein MTASIFSGTIPALMTPCKADRSPDFDALVRTGEAMIAAGMSAVVYCGSMGDWPLLSDAQRMEGVERLVAAGLPVIVGTGAVNSASAIAHAAHAQKVGAKGLMVIPRVLSRGSSIPAQRAHFKAILAAAPDLPAVIYNSPYYGFATRADLFFELRRDHKNLIGFKEFGGAADMSYAAEYITSQDDEVSLMIGVDTQVFHGFVNCGATGAITGIGNVLPREVLHLVALSQAAAAGDAEARARALELEAALAVLSKFDEGTDLVLYFKHLMVLKGHSEFALNFIETDVLSASQRGFAERQLALFDAWYGEWSKQPGAVTKYAA, encoded by the coding sequence ATGACCGCCAGCATTTTTTCCGGGACCATTCCCGCCCTGATGACCCCCTGCAAAGCCGACCGCAGCCCCGATTTCGATGCGCTCGTGCGCACGGGTGAAGCGATGATTGCCGCCGGCATGTCGGCGGTTGTCTATTGCGGCTCGATGGGCGATTGGCCCTTGCTGAGCGATGCACAGCGCATGGAAGGGGTCGAGCGGCTGGTTGCCGCCGGCCTGCCGGTAATTGTCGGCACGGGGGCGGTCAACTCGGCCAGCGCCATTGCCCATGCCGCCCATGCCCAGAAGGTTGGTGCCAAGGGGCTGATGGTTATTCCGCGCGTGCTGTCGCGCGGCAGTTCCATTCCCGCCCAGCGCGCCCATTTCAAGGCAATTCTTGCCGCAGCCCCCGATCTGCCCGCCGTGATCTATAACAGCCCCTATTACGGTTTTGCGACCCGCGCCGATCTGTTCTTTGAACTCCGCCGCGACCACAAGAACCTGATCGGCTTCAAGGAATTTGGCGGGGCTGCCGATATGTCCTATGCCGCCGAATACATTACCAGCCAGGATGACGAGGTTTCGCTGATGATCGGTGTGGATACGCAGGTCTTCCACGGCTTTGTGAATTGCGGCGCGACCGGCGCGATAACCGGCATCGGCAATGTGCTGCCGCGCGAAGTGTTGCATCTGGTGGCGCTCAGCCAGGCTGCCGCGGCGGGCGATGCCGAGGCACGCGCCCGTGCGTTGGAGTTGGAAGCCGCGCTTGCTGTTCTGTCGAAATTCGACGAAGGCACCGACCTTGTATTGTATTTCAAACATCTGATGGTGCTGAAGGGCCATAGCGAATTTGCGCTGAACTTCATTGAAACCGATGTGCTTTCAGCCAGCCAGCGCGGCTTTGCCGAACGCCAGCTTGCATTGTTCGATGCTTGGTATGGTGAATGGTCCAAACAGCCCGGCGCTGTAACGAAATACGCCGCCTAG
- a CDS encoding aldose epimerase family protein, whose amino-acid sequence MVVENFGALPDGKMVQKITLGSADLRAEILTFGAVIRDLRLSGHDLPLVLGLNSAADYATHSPYFGAIAGRCANRIAQGRFRLDGQDYQLALADGARHHLHGGPQGFSQKIWKLAGYGEDFVTLTLCAPAGEGGYPGTLRASCTYRLVARSLVCELTATTDAPTLVNLALHSYFNLDGSATIDGHRLQIFSDHITATDDERIPTGRLKPVRNTMRDFRQMREIGSQPADDNYCLAAGRYTSPQLAARVASAAVSMAVYSTEPGIQFYTADHIDLPAQGLDGRRYSARAGLCLEPQFWPDAINHAHFPQPVLRPGDTYRQITRYEFTARS is encoded by the coding sequence ATGGTGGTTGAAAATTTCGGGGCGCTGCCCGATGGCAAGATGGTGCAGAAAATTACCCTGGGCAGTGCCGATCTGCGCGCCGAGATCCTGACCTTTGGCGCCGTGATCCGCGATCTGCGCCTGTCGGGCCATGATTTACCCTTGGTGCTTGGCCTGAATTCGGCCGCCGATTATGCCACGCATTCGCCCTATTTCGGCGCGATAGCGGGCCGGTGCGCCAACCGTATCGCCCAGGGGCGCTTTCGGCTCGACGGGCAGGATTATCAGCTTGCGCTGGCAGACGGCGCGCGCCACCACCTGCATGGCGGCCCGCAAGGGTTCAGCCAGAAAATCTGGAAACTGGCCGGATATGGCGAAGATTTCGTCACGCTCACCCTTTGCGCGCCCGCCGGTGAAGGTGGTTATCCCGGCACGCTGCGCGCCAGTTGCACCTATCGGCTTGTTGCGCGCAGCCTTGTCTGCGAGCTGACCGCCACGACAGATGCGCCGACTTTGGTGAACCTCGCTCTGCACAGTTATTTCAACCTTGATGGCAGTGCCACGATCGACGGCCATCGCCTGCAAATCTTCTCGGACCATATCACGGCAACCGATGACGAACGGATCCCGACCGGCAGGCTCAAACCCGTCAGGAACACCATGCGCGACTTTCGCCAGATGCGCGAAATCGGCAGCCAGCCTGCCGATGACAATTATTGCCTTGCCGCCGGGCGCTACACCAGCCCGCAGCTTGCGGCGCGCGTTGCCAGTGCGGCGGTTTCAATGGCGGTTTACAGCACCGAGCCGGGGATCCAGTTTTATACCGCCGATCACATAGACCTGCCCGCACAGGGCCTGGACGGGCGGCGATACAGCGCGCGCGCCGGCCTGTGCCTGGAGCCGCAATTCTGGCCCGATGCCATAAACCATGCGCATTTCCCGCAGCCGGTTTTGCGCCCCGGCGATACCTACAGGCAGATCACGCGCTATGAATTTACAGCCCGCAGCTAG
- a CDS encoding 4-hydroxyproline epimerase: protein MTQYTFPCIDGHTCGNPVRLVTGGAPLLQGATMLERRADFLARHDWIRTGLMFEPRGHDQMSGAILYPPARDDCDIGVLFIETSGCLPMCGHGTIGTVTIALENGLIRPATPGTLRLDTPAGRVDVTYRQEGRFVEEVRLTNVPGFLHSEGLTADVAGLGEIVVDVAYGGNFYAIVEPQKNYADMADYAAGDLVGLGRKLRDALNAKYEFIHPEHPAINGLSHILWTGAPRDAAAHGRNAVLYGDKAIDRSPCGTGTSARMAQLAAKGKLKPGDDFVHESIIGSLFKGRVEAATTVAGRPAIIPSIAGWARVTGFNTIFIDDRDPFAHGFVVK from the coding sequence ATGACCCAATACACCTTCCCCTGCATCGACGGGCATACCTGCGGCAACCCCGTGCGCCTTGTCACCGGCGGCGCGCCGCTTCTGCAAGGCGCCACAATGCTGGAACGCCGCGCCGATTTTCTGGCCAGGCATGACTGGATCCGCACCGGATTGATGTTCGAGCCGCGCGGGCACGACCAGATGTCGGGCGCCATCCTCTATCCGCCTGCGCGTGATGATTGCGACATCGGCGTTTTGTTCATCGAAACCTCGGGCTGCCTGCCGATGTGCGGGCATGGCACGATCGGCACGGTGACGATCGCGCTGGAAAACGGGCTGATCCGCCCCGCCACCCCCGGCACATTGCGGCTCGACACGCCTGCTGGACGCGTGGATGTGACCTATCGCCAGGAGGGGCGGTTCGTTGAGGAAGTGCGGCTGACCAATGTGCCGGGCTTTCTGCATTCCGAAGGGCTGACCGCGGATGTTGCGGGCCTTGGCGAAATCGTCGTCGATGTCGCCTATGGCGGCAATTTCTACGCGATTGTCGAGCCGCAGAAAAACTATGCCGATATGGCCGATTACGCGGCGGGCGACCTTGTTGGCCTTGGCCGCAAGCTGCGCGATGCGCTGAATGCCAAGTATGAATTCATCCACCCCGAACACCCGGCGATCAACGGGCTCAGCCATATTCTGTGGACCGGCGCGCCGCGCGATGCCGCCGCGCATGGCCGCAATGCCGTGCTGTATGGTGACAAGGCGATAGACCGTTCGCCCTGCGGCACCGGCACATCGGCGCGCATGGCGCAGCTTGCGGCCAAGGGCAAGCTGAAGCCGGGCGATGATTTTGTGCATGAAAGCATCATCGGCTCGCTGTTCAAAGGCCGGGTCGAGGCGGCAACGACGGTTGCGGGCAGGCCCGCCATCATCCCCTCCATCGCCGGATGGGCGCGGGTGACGGGGTTCAACACCATCTTCATTGATGACCGCGACCCGTTTGCGCATGGTTTCGTGGTCAAATGA
- a CDS encoding amino acid ABC transporter permease: MFNYTFQWKQALRGLPEMLDGALVTLQIALLSMAIGIAFAVLLAVGRNAKSRLVRAPATAWVEVARNTPALFQIYMAHFGLGTFGIYLNPYLSLLAGIAFNNAGYLAETFRGALRAIPGTQIRSARSLGMGPVQAFRLIVMPQMFRIAFLPTTNQMVWAILMTSLGVTVGMNTDLMGVTQDWNNRSFRTFEFFAIAAVIYYVIAKAVTIGARLMAARMFRY; the protein is encoded by the coding sequence ATGTTCAATTATACGTTTCAATGGAAACAAGCCCTGCGCGGCCTGCCCGAAATGCTCGACGGCGCGCTTGTCACTTTGCAGATCGCGCTCTTGTCTATGGCTATCGGCATTGCATTTGCGGTGCTTCTGGCCGTTGGACGCAACGCCAAGTCGCGCCTTGTGCGCGCCCCGGCCACGGCCTGGGTAGAGGTTGCCCGCAACACACCCGCTTTGTTCCAGATTTACATGGCGCATTTCGGGCTTGGCACATTCGGCATATATCTCAACCCCTATCTGTCGCTGCTGGCGGGTATCGCCTTCAACAATGCCGGGTATCTGGCCGAAACATTCCGTGGTGCCCTGCGCGCCATCCCCGGCACGCAAATCCGCTCGGCCCGTTCGCTGGGCATGGGGCCGGTTCAGGCCTTCCGGCTGATCGTGATGCCGCAAATGTTCCGCATCGCGTTTCTGCCAACCACCAACCAGATGGTCTGGGCGATTCTGATGACCTCGCTTGGCGTGACCGTTGGCATGAACACCGATTTGATGGGCGTCACGCAAGACTGGAACAATCGCAGCTTCAGAACATTCGAGTTTTTCGCCATCGCGGCGGTGATCTATTACGTCATCGCCAAAGCCGTAACCATTGGTGCAAGGCTGATGGCCGCGCGCATGTTCAGATATTGA
- a CDS encoding amino acid ABC transporter permease, with amino-acid sequence MFETGLTLNDLRFMGQGALITLEVTAIAVIGGTLLGLLFGVIRSQVNPWFTLPLVFVLDLFRSVPLLIQLVLANAFQAIVGLGISAFTTSCIVLALYTSAYCTEIVRGAIAAVPGTTRRAARSLGMTWAQDMRQIVFPMALRVGLPSWIGLTLGVMKDSALVGFIGVFELLKQSQTLITRLQEPMFILIVAGAIYFLISFPIARLGGQLEKRWREND; translated from the coding sequence ATGTTTGAAACGGGATTAACCCTCAACGATCTGAGATTCATGGGACAGGGCGCGCTGATCACGCTTGAAGTGACCGCGATTGCCGTGATCGGCGGCACGCTGCTTGGCCTGCTCTTCGGCGTTATCCGCAGCCAGGTCAACCCGTGGTTCACCCTGCCGCTGGTTTTTGTGCTGGATCTGTTCCGCTCGGTGCCGCTGCTCATCCAGCTTGTGCTGGCCAATGCGTTTCAGGCCATCGTCGGGCTGGGGATTTCGGCCTTCACCACGTCTTGCATCGTGCTGGCGCTTTATACCTCGGCCTATTGCACCGAAATTGTGCGCGGGGCCATAGCGGCCGTGCCCGGCACAACCCGCCGCGCGGCCCGGTCGCTGGGCATGACATGGGCGCAAGACATGCGCCAGATCGTCTTTCCGATGGCGCTGCGTGTCGGCCTGCCCAGTTGGATTGGCCTGACACTTGGCGTGATGAAAGACTCGGCCCTTGTCGGCTTCATCGGGGTGTTTGAGCTTCTGAAACAGTCGCAAACCCTTATCACCCGGCTGCAAGAGCCGATGTTCATCCTTATCGTCGCTGGTGCAATCTACTTCCTTATCAGCTTTCCCATTGCCCGGCTTGGCGGCCAACTCGAAAAAAGGTGGCGCGAAAATGATTGA
- a CDS encoding Ldh family oxidoreductase produces MSAAKSVTSAELTETVTAIFRKIGFNATQAGPMARVIVAGERDACKSHGIYRIEGCLRTLKMGKVRPDAQPVLHVDDSAIIRVDAGFGYANAAFELGAPALAERAKKLGLAALLINDCTHFSALWPEVEALADMGLSAMAMCPSYASVAPVGGSKPLFGTNPFAFAWPRAGQHPYVFDFATSVAARGEIELHRRAGTRLPEGWAVDVDGKPTTDPDAALAGAMLPFGGHKGSAISTMIELLAGVMIGDLTSPEALDYLGTTSIAPRHGELILAFSPERFAATRGANSLSRAENLFEAIIGQGARLPSQRRFAARAQSEATGIQLTADECAQLERFARLGLDAI; encoded by the coding sequence ATGAGCGCCGCAAAATCAGTTACCAGCGCCGAGTTGACCGAGACCGTCACCGCGATTTTCCGCAAGATCGGCTTTAATGCCACGCAGGCCGGGCCAATGGCCAGGGTAATTGTGGCAGGCGAGCGTGATGCCTGCAAGTCGCACGGGATATACCGGATCGAAGGATGTCTGCGCACGCTGAAAATGGGCAAGGTCAGGCCCGATGCCCAGCCGGTTCTGCATGTCGATGACAGCGCGATCATCCGTGTCGATGCCGGGTTCGGCTATGCCAATGCGGCTTTCGAGCTTGGCGCACCCGCATTGGCAGAGCGCGCCAAAAAGCTGGGCCTTGCCGCGCTTCTGATCAATGACTGCACGCATTTCTCGGCACTTTGGCCCGAGGTCGAGGCGCTGGCCGATATGGGGCTGAGTGCGATGGCCATGTGCCCGAGCTATGCTTCGGTTGCGCCCGTTGGCGGCTCCAAACCGCTTTTCGGCACCAACCCCTTTGCCTTTGCCTGGCCGCGCGCCGGCCAGCACCCCTATGTGTTCGACTTCGCCACCAGCGTGGCCGCGCGGGGCGAAATCGAGCTGCATCGCCGCGCGGGCACCAGGTTGCCCGAAGGCTGGGCGGTGGATGTGGATGGCAAGCCCACAACCGACCCCGATGCCGCACTTGCCGGTGCCATGCTGCCCTTTGGCGGGCATAAAGGCTCGGCCATTTCCACGATGATCGAGCTTCTGGCGGGGGTGATGATCGGCGATCTGACCAGCCCCGAGGCATTGGACTATCTGGGCACGACCAGCATTGCGCCGCGTCATGGCGAGTTGATTCTGGCCTTCAGCCCGGAGCGTTTTGCCGCCACGCGCGGGGCGAACAGCCTGTCACGCGCCGAAAACCTGTTCGAGGCCATCATCGGGCAGGGGGCGCGCCTGCCGTCGCAACGGCGCTTTGCGGCGCGCGCCCAATCCGAAGCGACGGGCATTCAGCTTACGGCTGATGAATGCGCGCAGCTCGAACGTTTCGCCAGGCTGGGGCTCGACGCAATCTAA
- a CDS encoding amino acid ABC transporter ATP-binding protein, which yields MIEIKNVHKSFGPLEVLKGVDLTVEKGEVVSVIGGSGSGKSTLLTCINGLEPINSGKILVDGTEVHAKSTDLNKLRRKIGIVFQQFNAFPHLTVLENVTLAPRKVLGMARGEAEAIAVKQLNHVGLGDKLKVYPGRLSGGQQQRMAIARALAMNPAYMLFDEVTSALDPQLVGEVLDTLKLLADEGMTMICVTHEMGFARDVSNRVAFFHKGILAEVAAPKEFFGAPQHPETQKFLASVR from the coding sequence ATGATTGAGATTAAAAACGTCCACAAATCCTTTGGCCCGCTCGAAGTGCTGAAGGGCGTTGATCTGACGGTGGAAAAAGGCGAGGTCGTTTCGGTGATCGGCGGCTCGGGGTCGGGCAAATCCACCCTGCTGACCTGCATCAACGGGCTGGAGCCAATCAATAGCGGCAAGATTCTGGTCGATGGCACCGAAGTTCATGCCAAATCGACCGACCTGAACAAGCTGCGCCGCAAGATCGGCATCGTGTTCCAGCAGTTCAACGCCTTCCCGCACCTCACCGTGCTGGAAAACGTCACCCTTGCCCCGCGCAAGGTGCTGGGCATGGCCAGGGGCGAGGCGGAGGCGATTGCCGTCAAGCAGCTCAATCATGTCGGGCTTGGCGACAAGCTCAAGGTCTATCCCGGCCGCCTGTCGGGCGGGCAGCAGCAGCGTATGGCCATTGCCCGCGCGCTGGCCATGAACCCGGCCTATATGCTGTTTGACGAGGTGACATCGGCGCTTGACCCGCAATTGGTGGGCGAGGTGCTGGACACGCTGAAACTGCTGGCCGATGAGGGGATGACGATGATCTGCGTCACCCATGAAATGGGCTTTGCGCGCGATGTCTCCAACCGCGTGGCGTTTTTCCACAAGGGCATTCTGGCCGAGGTCGCCGCACCCAAGGAATTCTTTGGCGCACCGCAGCACCCGGAAACGCAAAAATTTCTGGCCAGTGTGCGGTAG
- a CDS encoding aldehyde dehydrogenase (NADP(+)) has translation MSFTPHGKHLIAGAWVGGGATFKSEPASGPAFDFSAGTVDLVDQACRAAEDAFWTYAYTSRASRAAFLNAIADEIEARAEAITEIGTSETGLPVARLQGERGRTTGQLRLFASHIEAGTYLDKRHDTAQPERQPAPRPEIVMVQQPIGPVAVFGASNFPLAFSVAGGDTAAALAAGCPVVVKGHSAHPGTSEIVAEAIRAAVERCNMPKGVFSLIQGGTRDVGQAVVQHPLIKAVGFTGSLAGGRALFNLCAARPEPIPFFGELGSVNPMFVLPAAAAARGESLGQGWAGSLTMGAGQFCTNPGIAVVVDGPEADGFVAATQEALNKVAPQTMLTDGIAQAFHDGQSQMATRNAVRAVVNTPLTGRSAAPALFETTGEAFMADAGLGHEVFGPLGLVVRVGSIDEMVALAKGFEGQLTATLHMDAGDMPAAKALRPVLERKAGRLLVNGFPTGVEVVDSMVHGGPYPASTNFGATSVGTLSIRRFLRPVAYQNMPTELLPQDLAD, from the coding sequence ATGAGCTTTACCCCACATGGAAAACATTTGATCGCGGGCGCTTGGGTTGGCGGCGGTGCGACCTTCAAGTCCGAGCCCGCAAGCGGGCCGGCCTTCGATTTTTCGGCTGGCACCGTTGATCTGGTCGACCAGGCCTGCCGCGCGGCGGAAGATGCGTTCTGGACCTATGCCTATACCAGCCGCGCCAGTCGCGCCGCCTTTCTGAACGCGATTGCCGATGAGATTGAGGCCCGCGCCGAGGCGATTACCGAAATCGGCACCTCCGAAACCGGGCTGCCGGTTGCGCGCCTGCAGGGCGAACGTGGCCGCACAACCGGCCAGCTGCGCCTGTTTGCCAGCCATATCGAAGCCGGCACCTATCTGGACAAGCGCCACGATACTGCCCAGCCCGAACGCCAGCCCGCCCCGCGCCCCGAGATTGTGATGGTTCAACAGCCCATCGGCCCGGTGGCGGTGTTTGGCGCATCCAACTTTCCGTTGGCCTTTTCCGTGGCGGGGGGCGATACCGCCGCGGCTTTGGCGGCGGGCTGCCCGGTTGTGGTCAAAGGGCATTCCGCCCATCCCGGCACCAGCGAGATTGTCGCCGAGGCGATCAGGGCGGCGGTTGAGCGTTGCAACATGCCCAAAGGGGTGTTTTCGCTCATTCAGGGTGGCACGCGCGACGTTGGCCAGGCGGTTGTGCAGCACCCGCTGATCAAGGCGGTTGGCTTTACCGGCAGCCTTGCCGGGGGCCGTGCGCTGTTCAACCTCTGCGCCGCACGCCCGGAACCCATCCCGTTTTTCGGCGAGCTTGGCTCGGTCAACCCGATGTTTGTTCTGCCCGCCGCCGCTGCTGCGCGGGGCGAAAGCCTGGGCCAGGGCTGGGCGGGCTCGCTGACAATGGGTGCCGGGCAGTTTTGCACCAATCCGGGCATTGCCGTGGTGGTGGATGGCCCCGAAGCCGATGGTTTTGTGGCCGCCACGCAAGAGGCGCTGAACAAGGTTGCCCCGCAAACCATGCTGACCGACGGCATCGCCCAGGCCTTTCATGACGGGCAAAGCCAGATGGCCACGCGCAACGCCGTGCGCGCGGTTGTCAACACACCGTTAACGGGCCGGTCAGCCGCGCCCGCCCTGTTTGAAACCACGGGCGAAGCCTTTATGGCCGATGCAGGCCTTGGGCATGAAGTGTTCGGCCCGCTCGGCCTTGTGGTGCGCGTTGGTTCGATTGATGAAATGGTTGCGCTGGCCAAAGGGTTTGAGGGGCAGTTGACGGCAACACTGCACATGGATGCCGGCGACATGCCAGCCGCCAAGGCCCTGCGCCCAGTGCTGGAACGCAAGGCGGGCCGCCTGCTTGTCAACGGCTTTCCCACCGGCGTTGAGGTGGTTGATTCGATGGTGCATGGCGGCCCCTATCCGGCCAGCACCAACTTTGGCGCAACCAGCGTTGGCACCCTGTCGATCCGGCGTTTTCTGCGCCCGGTCGCTTATCAGAACATGCCGACAGAGCTTTTGCCGCAAGATCTGGCGGACTGA
- a CDS encoding transporter substrate-binding domain-containing protein, which translates to MMKLSFISGSLLAATFVASASGAFADKLDDIMASGELRCAVVLDFPPMGSRDADNNPIGFDVDYCRDLAAALGVEAVIVETPFPDRIPALVSGRVDVGVASTSDTLERAKTAGFTIPYFAFTNVVLTREDAGIETYDDLAGRTVGSVSGTYEGIQLEDSIEAWGDGTFRPYQTQADVFLALSQGQIEATVVTSTVASAIIASGQYDGLVIKGDAPYLVDYVALIALRQEYGLLNYLDLFINQQVRTGRYQELYEKWVGGAAPDLTVSNVYR; encoded by the coding sequence ATGATGAAACTATCGTTCATTTCGGGCAGCCTGCTTGCCGCAACATTCGTTGCGTCGGCCTCGGGTGCCTTTGCTGACAAGCTTGATGACATTATGGCCTCGGGCGAATTGCGCTGCGCCGTGGTGCTGGACTTCCCGCCAATGGGCTCGCGCGATGCCGACAATAACCCGATTGGCTTTGACGTTGACTATTGCCGCGACCTTGCCGCCGCACTGGGCGTTGAAGCGGTGATCGTCGAAACCCCCTTCCCCGACCGTATTCCTGCGCTGGTTTCGGGCCGGGTCGATGTGGGCGTTGCCTCGACCTCGGACACGCTGGAACGGGCCAAAACCGCCGGCTTCACCATTCCTTACTTCGCCTTCACCAATGTGGTGCTGACCCGCGAAGATGCCGGCATTGAAACCTATGACGACCTGGCCGGCCGGACCGTGGGTTCGGTTTCCGGCACCTATGAAGGCATCCAGCTTGAAGACAGTATCGAAGCCTGGGGCGACGGCACCTTCCGTCCTTACCAGACACAGGCCGATGTGTTCCTGGCCCTGTCACAGGGGCAGATCGAAGCCACTGTCGTCACCTCGACCGTGGCCTCGGCAATCATTGCCTCGGGTCAGTATGACGGCCTCGTCATCAAGGGCGATGCGCCTTATCTGGTTGATTATGTTGCCCTGATTGCGCTGCGTCAGGAATATGGTTTGCTGAACTATCTTGATCTGTTCATCAACCAGCAGGTGCGCACGGGCCGCTACCAGGAACTGTATGAAAAATGGGTAGGCGGTGCTGCGCCCGACCTGACCGTATCGAACGTCTATCGCTAG
- a CDS encoding GntR family transcriptional regulator, which produces MPNAQATKKTDRKRGSGVKHVYDVLRDEIIGLELAPGSPIDEIQLAERFVMSRTPIREALVKLAGEGLVMTLPNRSTVVSHIDFLNLHTFFDALTLMYRVTTRLAAQYHTPDDLPQIRALQAAFAKAVDEQNALEMIARNRDFHAAIAVAGRNTYYEGLFIRLLDEGRRILRLYYSSFDDQLPQQYVTEHEDIIAAIAARDVEAADRIVSNHADQIVKQIQKLVSQDRRQKIAL; this is translated from the coding sequence ATGCCGAACGCCCAGGCCACCAAAAAGACAGACCGCAAGCGTGGCTCGGGGGTCAAGCATGTTTATGACGTGCTGCGCGATGAAATCATCGGGCTGGAACTGGCCCCCGGCAGCCCGATCGACGAAATCCAGCTTGCCGAACGCTTTGTCATGTCGCGCACACCGATCCGCGAAGCACTGGTAAAGCTGGCGGGCGAGGGGCTGGTGATGACCCTGCCCAACCGCTCGACCGTTGTGTCGCATATCGACTTCTTGAACCTGCACACCTTCTTTGATGCGCTCACGCTCATGTATCGCGTCACCACGCGGCTGGCGGCGCAATACCATACGCCCGATGACCTGCCCCAGATCCGCGCGCTTCAGGCCGCGTTTGCCAAGGCCGTGGACGAGCAGAACGCGCTGGAGATGATTGCAAGGAACCGCGACTTTCATGCCGCCATCGCCGTGGCCGGGCGCAACACCTATTACGAAGGGCTGTTCATTCGACTGCTCGATGAGGGGCGGCGGATTCTGCGGCTCTATTATTCGTCCTTCGACGACCAGCTTCCGCAGCAATATGTGACCGAGCATGAGGATATCATCGCCGCGATTGCCGCGCGCGATGTCGAGGCGGCAGACCGGATTGTCAGCAATCATGCCGACCAGATTGTGAAGCAGATTCAAAAGCTGGTTTCGCAGGACCGCCGGCAAAAGATTGCGCTTTAG